In Diceros bicornis minor isolate mBicDic1 chromosome 27 unlocalized genomic scaffold, mDicBic1.mat.cur SUPER_27_unloc_1, whole genome shotgun sequence, the following are encoded in one genomic region:
- the LOC131401958 gene encoding ral guanine nucleotide dissociation stimulator-like, whose product MARVQDQGPGRHGEGNMASLSLSLTLQEVSSVRATHEMDPQGAQERQQQQGVVPFLGTFLNHLKLLDIGMEDDLEGNRVNFQKWCDKFKVIHRIQLLQQAANAYDLEPDERFGAWFQAMEPISVHESYWVSCQLEPAHQKASKMRLFRRKRNRTSSSLGPTTVPLAMSHNPLETTSSAPPEQQGHWDPRGAPGQLFPPIPSKGGHLKTFPGFH is encoded by the exons atggccagggtccaagatcagggccctgggagacacggggaagggaacatggcctccctgagcctgtccttgaccctgcaggaggtgtcatctgtgagggccacccatgAGATGGACccgcagggagcccaggagaggcagcagcagcag ggtgtcgtccccttcctgggcacgttcctcaatcacctgaagctgctggacattgggatggaggatgatctggaa ggaaatcgggtcaacttccagaaatggtgtgac aaattcaaagtcatccataggatccagctgctccagcaggctgcaaatgcatatgacctggagcccgatgagcgatttggggcctggttccaggccatggagcccatcagtgtccatgagag ctactgggtctcctgccagctggagcccgcacaccagaaggcgagcaaaatgcggctcttcaggagaaagaggaaccggacatcctccagtttagggccga ccaccgtgcccttggcgatgagccataaccctctggagaccacaagttcagctcctcctgagcagcagggccactgggaccctcggggtgcaccagGTCAGCTCTTCCCCCCCATCCCAAGTAAAGGAGGACAtctgaagactttccctggtttccactAA